Proteins co-encoded in one Corylus avellana chromosome ca9, CavTom2PMs-1.0 genomic window:
- the LOC132191373 gene encoding ABC transporter B family member 1: MSQDSQEIKTIEQWRWSEMQGLELVPPAPSDPFKTNPTTPTKTPSETEPRVTEQAAAGAAAAQETKGMESSEPKKDSGGGGGASSSGEKPEAIPAVGFGDLFRFADGLDYVLMAIGSVGAIVHGCSLPIFLRFFADLVNSFGSNANNMDKMMQEVLKYAFYFLVVGAAIWASSWAEISCWMWTGERQSTKMRIKYLEAALNQDIQFFDTEVRTSDVVFAINSDAVMVQDAISEKLGNFIHYMATFVSGFVVGFTAVWQLGLVTLAVVPLIAVIGAIHTTTLAKLSGKSQEALSQAGNIVEQTILQIRVVFSFVGESRALQGYSSALKIAQKLGYKSGFAKGLGLGATYFVVFCCYALLLWYGGYLVRHNYTNGGLAIATMFAVMIGGLALGQSAPSMGAFAKAKVAAAKIFRIIDHKPGIDRNNESGLEQESVTGLVELKNVDFSYPSRPEVRILNNFSLNVPAGKTIALVGSSGSGKSTVVSLIERFYDPTSGQVLLDGHDIKSLKLRWLRQQIGLVSQEPALFATTIKENILLGRPDADQVEIEEAARVANAHSFIIKLPEGFETQVGERGLQLSGGQKQRIAIARAMLKNPAILLLDEATSALDSESEKLVQEALDRFMIGRTTLVIAHRLSTIRKADLVAVLQQGSVSEIGTHDELIAKGENGVYAKLIRMQEMAHETALNNARKSSARPSSARNSVSSPIIARNSSYGRSPYSRRLSDFSTSDFSLSLDASHPSYRMEKLAFKEQASSFWRLAKMNSPEWVYALVGSIGSVVCGSLSAFFAYVLSAVLSVYYNPNHAYMTKEIDKYCYLLIGLSSAALLFNTLQHFFWDIVGENLTKRVREKMLAAVLKNEMAWFDQEENESARIAARLALDANNVRSAIGDRISVIVQNTALMLVACTAGFVLQWRLALVLIAVFPVVVAATVLQKMFMTGFSGDLEAAHAKATQLAGEAIANVRTVSAFNSEEKIVKLFASNLQTPLRRCFWKGQISGSGFGIAQFALYASYAIGLWYASWLVKHGISDFSKTIRVFMVLMVSANGAAETLTLAPDFIKGGRAMRSVFDLLDRRTEIESDDQDSTPVPDRLRGEVEFKHVDFSYPTRPDVPIFRDLTLRARAGKTLALVGPSGCGKSSVISLIQRFYDPTSGRVMIDGKDIRKYNLKALRRHIAMVPQEPCLFATTIYENIAYGHESATEAEIIEAASLANAHKFISSLPEGYKTFVGERGVQLSGGQKQRIAIARAFIRKAELMLLDEATSALDAESERSVQEALERACSGKTTIVVAHRLSTIRNAHVIAVIDDGKVAEQGSHSHLLKNCPDGCYARMIQLQRFTHSQVIGMASGSARPREDEEREG, from the exons ATGTCACAAGATTCTCAGGAGATAAAGACGATTGAGCAGTGGAGATGGTCCGAAATGCAAGGCCTTGAGCTCGTGCCCCCTGCTCCTTCTGACCCTTTTAAAACCAACCCAACAACACCAACGAAAACTCCATCAGAAACAGAGCCGCGAGTAACAGAACAAGCAGCAGCAGGAGCAGCAGCAGCTCAAGAGACAAAAGGAATGGAGAGCTCGGAGCCAAAGAAGGATtctggtggtggtggtggggctAGTAGTAGTGGAGAGAAGCCTGAGGCAATTCCTGCTGTCGGGTTTGGAGACCTCTTCAGGTTCGCCGATGGGTTGGATTATGTTCTGATGGCAATTGGGTCTGTCGGAGCAATTGTCCATGGCTGCTCTCTGCCAATCTTTCTCCGGTTCTTCGCCGATCTCGTCAATTCTTTCGGGTCCAATGCCAACAATATGGACAAGATGATGCAGGAAGTTCTTAAG TATGCATTTTACTTTCTTGTGGTGGGTGCTGCAATATGGGCATCTTCTTGGGCAG AGATATCGTGTTGGATGTGGACCGGGGAGCGGCAATCGACGAAGATGAGGATCAAGTACTTAGAGGCGGCTTTGAACCAGGACATTCAGTTCTTTGACACTGAGGTTCGGACCTCCGACGTCGTTTTCGCCATTAATTCCGATGCAGTGATGGTCCAAGACGCCATTAGCGAGAAG TTGGGTAATTTCATCCACTATATGGCAACATTTGTTTCTGGATTTGTGGTCGGTTTCACTGCTGTGTGGCAGTTGGGTCTTGTCACTCTTGCTGTGGTTCCTCTCATAGCTGTAATCGGTGCTATCCACACCACCACATTAGCCAAGCTCTCTGGCAAGAGCCAGGAAGCTCTCTCACAAGCAGGGAACATTGTAGAACAG ACAATACTTCAAATTCGGGTTGTTTTTTCATTCGTTGGGGAATCCAGAGCATTACAAGGCTACTCGTCCGCACTAAAGATCGCGCAGAAGCTCGGTTACAAGAGTGGATTTGCAAAGGGATTGGGACTGGGTGCAACTTACTTTGTTGTTTTCTGCTGCTATGCCCTTCTGCTTTGGTATGGCGGTTATCTCGTTAGGCACAACTACACCAATGGAGGACTTGCCATTGCCACCATGTTTGCAGTTATGATTGGTGGACT GGCTTTGGGGCAGTCTGCGCCAAGCATGGGTGCATTTGCGAAGGCCAAAGTTGCAGCTGCAAAAATCTTTCGTATAATTGATCACAAACCGGGTATAGACCGAAACAACGAATCCGGTTTGGAGCAAGAGTCGGTTACCGGACTGGTGGAGCTGAAAAATGTAGATTTCTCCTACCCATCCAGGCCTGAGGTTCGGATCCTTAATAATTTCTCCCTGAACGTCCCCGCCGGCAAGACCATAGCTTTGGTTGGCAGCAGTGGCTCTGGTAAGAGCACTGTGGTGTCCCTTATTGAGAGATTCTATGATCCCACCTCAG GTCAAGTTCTGCTGGATGGGCATGACATAAAGAGTCTAAAACTGAGATGGTTGAGGCAGCAAATAGGGCTAGTGAGCCAAGAGCCTGCTCTGTTTGCTACCACCATTAAGGAAAACATACTGTTGGGTAGGCCTGATGCAGACCAAGTTGAGATAGAAGAGGCTGCAAGAGTTGCCAATGCGCATTCATTCATAATCAAGCTTCCCGAAGGCTtcgagactcag gtTGGGGAGAGAGGATTGCAGCTCTCAGGAGGCCAGAAACAGAGAATTGCTATAGCTAGGGCAATGCTGAAAAACCCAGCTATCCTGCTCTTAGATGAGGCAACAAGTGCATTGGACTCGGAGTCAGAAAAGCTGGTGCAAGAGGCCCTTGATCGGTTCATGATTGGGCGAACAACCCTTGTCATTGCTCATCGGCTCTCCACCATTCGCAAGGCTGACCTTGTAGCTGTACTCCAGCAGGGTAGTGTCTCTGAAATTGGAACTCATGATGAGCTTATTGCAAAAGGAGAAAATGGTGTCTATGCCAAGCTAATTCGAATGCAGGAGATGGCCCATGAAACTGCTCTCAACAATGCCAGGAAGAGTAGTGCAAG ACCTTCTAGTGCCAGGAACTCAGTAAGCTCACCAATAATTGCCCGAAATTCTTCCTATGGCCGGTCACCATACTCACGTCGACTTTCTGACTTCTCTACATCTGACTTTAGTCTCTCCCTAGATGCCTCACACCCCAGCTACCGGATGGAAAAGCTTGCCTTCAAGGAGCAAGCCAGTTCCTTCTGGCGCCTTGCCAAAATGAATTCTCCTGAATGGGTGTATGCTTTAGTTGGTTCTATAGGTTCTGTTGTTTGTGGTTCACTTAGTGCCTTCTTCGCATATGTTCTAAGCGCTGTCCTCAGTGTGTACTACAATCCAAATCATGCTTACATGACCAAAGAAATTGACAAGTACTGCTATTTGTTAATTGGGCTTTCATCAGCTGCCCTCCTCTTCAACACACTGCAGCATTTCTTCTGGGATATAGTGGGAGAAAATCTCACCAAACGAGTAAGGGAGAAAATGCTGGCTGCAGTGCTCAAAAATGAAATGGCATGGTTTGATCAGGAGGAAAACGAGAGTGCCAGGATTGCAGCAAGGCTGGCTCTTGATGCAAATAATGTCAGATCAGCAATTGGAGACCGGATTTCAGTGATTGTGCAGAACACAGCACTCATGCTAGTTGCCTGCACTGCAGGGTTTGTTTTGCAGTGGCGCCTTGCCCTTGTCCTAATAGCCGTCTTCCCCGTTGTTGTTGCAGCCACAGTATTGCAG AAAATGTTCATGACTGGTTTCTCTGGAGACCTAGAAGCTGCCCATGCCAAGGCAACACAGCTAGCAGGAGAGGCCATAGCCAATGTAAGGACCGTTTCTGCCTTCAATTCAgaggaaaaaattgttaaacTTTTCGCCTCCAACCTCCAGACTCCACTACGACGTTGCTTTTGGAAGGGACAGATTTCTGGAAGTGGATTTGGGATAGCTCAGTTTGCGCTATATGCCTCCTATGCCATTGGTCTCTGGTATGCTTCTTGGCTTGTCAAGCATGGGATATCTGATTTCTCAAAGACAATCCGAGTTTTCATGGTCCTCATGGTCTCCGCCAACGGTGCAGCAGAAACACTAACCTTGGCTCCCGACTTCATTAAGGGTGGTCGAGCCATGCGGTCAGTCTTTGATCTCCTTGACCGCAGAACAGAAATTGAGTCCGATGATCAAGATTCTACCCCAGTTCCAGACCGCCTTCGTGGAGAAGTTGAATTCAAGCATGTAGACTTTTCTTATCCCACTCGCCCTGATGTGCCAATTTTCCGTGACCTCACTCTCCGTGCCCGAGCAGGCAAAACTCTTGCACTAGTGGGTCCTAGTGGATGTGGCAAGAGCTCAGTCATTTCGCTTATACAGCGATTCTATGATCCAACATCCGGACGGGTTATGATCGATGGGAAGGACATACGAAAATACAATTTAAAGGCCTTGAGACGACACATTGCAATGGTCCCTCAGGAGCCATGCCTCTTTGCTACTACCATCTATGAAAACATTGCTTATGGGCATGAGTCGGCAACCGAGGCCGAGATCATTGAAGCTGCGAGTCTGGCCAATGCACACAAGTTCATATCTTCATTACCGGAAGGATACAAAACATTTGTTGGGGAAAGAGGGGTTCAACTTTCTGGTGGACAAAAACAGAGAATTGCAATTGCTCGGGCTTTCATAAGGAAGGCAGAGCTTATGCTTCTTGATGAAGCTACTAGTGCACTTGATGCCGAGTCAGAGAGATCCGTCCAGGAAGCTCTCGAGCGTGCTTGCTCAGGAAAAACAACAATTGTTGTTGCACACCGGCTGTCTACTATTAGAAATGCTCATGTCATTGCAGTGATTGATGATGGGAAAGTGGCAGAGCAAGGATCCCACTCCCACCTATTGAAAAATTGCCCTGATGGGTGCTATGCACGCATGATACAGTTGCAAAGATTCACACACAGCCAGGTTATTGGAATGGCGTCAGGTTCAGCAAGACCCAGAGAAGATGAGGAGAGGGAAGGCTAG
- the LOC132192021 gene encoding uncharacterized protein LOC132192021 — MGGKCPHRHVKKRRYSHKTARRTQFLLKGADMVYDALKKPDEERKPLPLDEDLPGMGQYYCLHCDRYFANVSVRDEHFKTKRHRKKVKEMLGPAPHTQLDADLASGMGMPDNGPKLS, encoded by the exons ATGGGAGGGAAGTGTCCGCACAGACATGTAAAAAAGAGACGCTACTCTCACAAGACTGCTCGCCGCACCCAATTCCTCCTCAAAG GTGCTGATATGGTTTATGATGCGTTGAAGAAGCCCGATGAGGAAAGGAAGCCCTTGCCTCTTGATGAAGACTTGCCTGGGATGGGCCAGTATTATTGCTTGCACTGCGA CCGATACTTTGCGAATGTTTCTGTTAGGGATGAGCATTTCAAGACGAAACGTCACAGGAAAAA AGTTAAGGAGATGTTGGGGCCTGCACCTCATACTCAACTTGATGCTGACTTAGCTTCTGGAATGGGTATGCCAGATAATGGTCCAAAGCTATCATGA